One segment of Candidatus Manganitrophus noduliformans DNA contains the following:
- a CDS encoding acyl-CoA thioesterase — protein sequence MSTHLKTILKIKEIPNKKIGNKFIFRRRVYLSDTNAQGNVYFAKYFEWQGDAREEFFRTAVPIHESFFSAGYRLLTVEASLEYKGEAKLYDEVEITITVGWIRRASAELKFIFSNAETGSTIAVGKQIIASAEKDGKPVAAPQAVRDLLLPYCESPKNP from the coding sequence ATGTCAACTCATTTAAAAACGATCTTAAAAATAAAAGAAATCCCAAACAAGAAGATCGGGAATAAATTCATCTTCCGGAGAAGGGTCTATCTTTCCGATACCAACGCTCAAGGAAACGTTTATTTTGCTAAGTACTTTGAGTGGCAGGGAGACGCACGAGAAGAGTTTTTCCGCACGGCCGTTCCCATTCATGAATCCTTTTTCTCGGCTGGGTATCGGCTCCTCACCGTTGAAGCATCACTTGAATATAAGGGAGAAGCGAAACTTTATGATGAGGTCGAGATAACGATTACCGTCGGCTGGATCAGAAGAGCGAGCGCCGAACTCAAATTCATCTTTTCCAATGCAGAGACAGGAAGTACCATCGCCGTCGGAAAACAAATCATTGCTTCCGCCGAAAAAGATGGAAAACCGGTGGCAGCCCCTCAGGCGGTTCGAGATCTTCTCCTTCCTTACTGCGAGTCACCTAAAAATCCATAG
- a CDS encoding ATP-binding protein — protein MNAYALSSFITFISVFFIGIGVFLHRPEERVNRQFVLFSTGIAVWAGGRVLYLTTPDEETALFWARVTIAGTVFIPSLFLHFVSAFLKIRNRWPILPSYAASLFLFVANLTPWMVQGVSIKHQSAYFVNPGPLYPLLLVLFSADLLAAFYLLQRRYRQTSGLEKNHIRLLFWSTLIGFAGGTTNFLPDFNMEIDSLSAYATYLIPLYVATLTYAIIRYRFLDIEIVIQKGVVYFLTLLITAIPFFLLTEFFQQVLPLHAANIASFLLFAVILLVFANIKPLTQQWVERSIFRERSRHYQSIHEFSRSVVQFLHLEDLTEKFFTTLVKTLHPTSISLFLSDGKENYRLHRTTGHEEGSVDVLILREHPLVKRLEQQNRILSLEELEWEEAALPLAQQMRDLRSILCIPLSFETRLIGICYLGQKENGQAYSQSELFMLQTLAANASVAFKNAQLFMEVSRYAEQFGAISQAINLSPDVDQIFDLLLREIQKYTPFDWASIAIYKEEGEVHFYRVKGREGNPLPENYTWPLTDLNLLSRLTLKQEPLLQADLFGEDVTESERKLARTGVRSYLILPLLVRGKLIGTLNLWSAKALERPAQALEFVVPLTYHLAPFLEVARLFEGMKRANEALRMKSIELEESQRRQTRFYSFITHELRTPLNSIIGYLSLILNGTYGPIESKQVFPMSRIKENANLLGQLINDLLDLARIESKEISLHLEEIELEQFVTKMAINLEPLFLEKGTELQVEIDYPGMLYCDSTRLRQIFQNLLSNAAKFTENGFVRISATEIPERNGVLIQISDSGIGISEDDLPHIFDPFWQGTSESQRTSKGSGLGLAIVKKSVEILKGEITVSSHPGQGTTFTLFLPRQYPGGQLKIA, from the coding sequence ATGAACGCTTACGCGTTGTCTTCTTTCATTACTTTTATTTCAGTCTTCTTCATTGGAATCGGCGTCTTCCTACACAGACCCGAAGAAAGGGTGAACAGACAATTCGTCCTCTTCTCGACCGGCATCGCCGTCTGGGCCGGAGGACGTGTGCTCTATCTCACCACGCCAGATGAGGAGACTGCGTTATTTTGGGCCCGGGTTACGATTGCAGGAACGGTCTTTATCCCTTCTCTCTTTCTCCATTTTGTATCCGCCTTCCTGAAAATACGCAACCGTTGGCCGATCCTGCCCTCCTATGCAGCCTCCCTCTTCCTCTTTGTGGCCAACCTAACCCCTTGGATGGTTCAGGGGGTTTCAATCAAACATCAATCGGCCTATTTCGTTAATCCTGGCCCACTTTACCCTTTGCTTTTAGTTCTTTTTAGCGCTGACCTGTTAGCTGCCTTTTACCTTCTTCAAAGACGCTATCGACAAACATCAGGACTAGAAAAGAATCATATCCGGCTTCTCTTTTGGTCTACCCTCATCGGCTTCGCGGGAGGAACAACTAACTTTCTACCCGATTTCAATATGGAGATCGACTCCCTGAGCGCTTACGCGACCTATCTTATTCCCTTATACGTTGCCACTCTCACTTATGCAATCATCCGCTATCGCTTCCTTGATATCGAAATTGTTATTCAAAAAGGAGTCGTCTACTTTCTCACCCTGCTTATCACAGCGATTCCTTTTTTTCTTTTGACCGAATTCTTTCAGCAGGTTCTCCCTCTTCATGCCGCCAATATCGCCAGCTTTCTCCTCTTCGCCGTCATTCTTCTTGTCTTCGCGAACATCAAACCGCTGACGCAGCAGTGGGTGGAGCGCTCGATTTTTCGCGAGCGGTCCCGCCATTACCAATCGATTCATGAATTCAGCCGGTCGGTCGTCCAATTTCTCCATCTTGAAGATCTAACGGAGAAGTTTTTTACCACCTTGGTGAAGACGCTCCACCCCACTTCGATTTCTCTGTTCCTTTCAGATGGAAAGGAAAATTACCGCCTCCATCGGACCACCGGCCATGAAGAGGGTTCAGTCGATGTTCTCATCCTTCGTGAACATCCTCTCGTAAAGAGGTTGGAACAGCAAAATCGGATTCTTTCCCTTGAAGAGCTCGAGTGGGAAGAAGCGGCGCTTCCTCTGGCCCAGCAGATGCGGGATCTCCGAAGCATTCTCTGCATTCCTTTGAGCTTCGAGACCCGTCTAATCGGGATCTGTTACCTTGGCCAGAAAGAGAACGGCCAAGCTTATTCCCAGTCCGAGCTCTTTATGCTTCAGACCCTCGCCGCAAACGCTTCGGTTGCTTTCAAGAACGCCCAGCTTTTCATGGAAGTCAGCCGATATGCGGAGCAGTTCGGGGCGATCAGCCAGGCGATTAATCTCAGCCCCGACGTCGACCAAATTTTCGATCTCCTCCTTCGAGAAATCCAAAAATACACCCCCTTCGACTGGGCGAGCATCGCCATCTACAAAGAAGAAGGAGAAGTTCACTTTTACCGGGTGAAGGGAAGAGAAGGAAATCCGCTGCCGGAGAACTACACCTGGCCCCTGACCGATCTCAACCTCCTCTCGCGCCTGACCCTGAAGCAGGAACCGCTTCTTCAGGCCGATCTCTTCGGGGAAGATGTCACGGAGTCCGAGCGCAAACTAGCGAGAACCGGCGTACGGTCGTATCTCATTCTGCCTTTGTTGGTGCGGGGGAAATTGATTGGAACGTTGAACCTATGGAGTGCGAAGGCATTAGAGCGGCCGGCGCAGGCGCTTGAATTTGTCGTTCCTCTGACGTATCATCTCGCCCCTTTCCTGGAAGTGGCTCGGCTCTTCGAAGGAATGAAGCGGGCCAACGAGGCGCTCCGGATGAAAAGCATCGAATTGGAAGAATCCCAACGCCGGCAAACACGATTCTATTCGTTTATCACGCACGAATTGCGAACCCCTCTCAACTCAATCATCGGTTATCTCTCCTTGATCCTTAACGGAACCTATGGACCGATCGAATCAAAACAGGTCTTTCCGATGAGTCGAATCAAGGAAAACGCAAATCTCTTAGGCCAGCTGATCAACGACCTGCTCGATCTTGCCCGGATCGAATCAAAAGAGATCTCTCTCCATCTGGAAGAGATCGAGCTGGAGCAATTCGTCACGAAAATGGCGATCAATCTCGAACCGCTCTTCCTGGAGAAGGGAACCGAGCTTCAGGTGGAGATCGACTATCCCGGAATGCTCTACTGTGACAGCACCCGCCTGAGGCAAATCTTTCAAAACCTTCTCAGCAACGCCGCCAAATTTACGGAAAACGGTTTTGTGCGGATCTCTGCGACGGAAATCCCGGAGCGAAACGGCGTGCTCATTCAAATCAGCGATTCAGGAATCGGCATTTCCGAAGACGACCTCCCCCACATCTTCGATCCCTTTTGGCAAGGAACGTCCGAATCCCAGCGTACCTCAAAAGGGAGCGGACTCGGCTTGGCGATCGTGAAAAAGTCGGTGGAAATCTTAAAGGGAGAAATCACCGTCTCCAGTCATCCCGGCCAAGGAACCACATTTACCCTCTTCCTCCCGCGGCAATATCCGGGGGGCCAATTGAAAATCGCCTAA
- a CDS encoding lmo0937 family membrane protein — MLETIIVILLVLWLLGVVSSYTLGGALHMLLVAALVILVVRLATGRRIA; from the coding sequence ATGTTGGAAACGATCATTGTTATTTTATTGGTGTTGTGGCTGCTGGGCGTCGTGAGCTCTTACACGCTCGGCGGCGCGCTGCATATGTTGCTTGTCGCGGCCCTGGTGATTTTAGTCGTCCGGCTCGCGACCGGGCGCCGGATCGCGTGA
- a CDS encoding 4-alpha-glucanotransferase, translating to MRNHPDQHTIRPASLNRKICGTMIPLFSIRSETNFGIGEILDLLPVIDWMADHHLHLLQILPVYETSPMETSPYQALSGFALDPIYLSLLAWDDFKKSDAANRTFSSPSIQETLHRLRANKDVSYEAIRRLKAPLLEQTFRSFLDEEWKKNTGRARSLQRFIDAHSDWLEDYALFRLLKEKNDWRYWKEWPAPYRNRSKPELKKLQDQEEERLLFFKYLQWALAEQWKEVREHAKRRNVLLMGDLPFLVSGDSADVWSHPHSFSAVDSVGAPPDVFNDKGQDWGLPLFNWKVMEKRNFLWWRLRIRQAREQYDLIRLDHVVGFYRVWVIPKDGPPHFEPSEENEQIKRGRQLLSAIIEEAGMCIPVAEDLGVIPDFVRETLTRFEIAGHKVLRWEKRDQVYLDPKDYPFISLATTGTHDTSTLMNWWNEISLEERAAFLSMLDEGLELTPEAPFSDRLHQAILERLIRSGSSLVLFPIQDILGLPDQINIPATVGLHNWRFRLPAPLHDLDRLPPFTEKLASFRSLIDRHLRYAGSETLMTPPSPP from the coding sequence ATGAGAAATCATCCCGATCAACACACCATACGGCCCGCCTCTCTGAACCGAAAAATCTGCGGGACCATGATCCCCCTTTTTTCCATTCGGAGCGAGACGAACTTCGGAATCGGAGAGATCCTCGATCTGCTCCCGGTGATCGATTGGATGGCCGATCATCATCTCCATCTGCTCCAGATCCTTCCGGTTTATGAAACCTCTCCGATGGAGACAAGCCCTTATCAAGCATTGAGCGGCTTCGCGCTCGATCCGATTTATCTTTCCCTGCTCGCCTGGGACGATTTCAAGAAAAGCGATGCCGCCAACCGAACCTTCTCATCCCCTTCCATACAAGAGACGCTTCACCGATTACGTGCGAATAAAGATGTCTCCTATGAAGCGATCCGCCGGCTCAAAGCCCCCCTCCTGGAGCAGACGTTCCGCTCTTTTCTCGATGAGGAGTGGAAAAAGAACACCGGCCGCGCGCGATCGCTCCAACGATTCATCGACGCGCATTCCGACTGGCTCGAGGATTACGCGCTCTTTCGTCTGTTGAAAGAAAAAAACGATTGGCGCTATTGGAAGGAATGGCCGGCCCCTTACCGGAACAGAAGTAAACCGGAGTTGAAGAAGCTTCAGGACCAGGAGGAAGAACGACTCCTCTTCTTCAAATATCTCCAATGGGCCCTCGCGGAACAGTGGAAGGAGGTTCGGGAGCATGCCAAACGGAGAAACGTTCTCCTCATGGGAGATCTCCCCTTCCTCGTCAGCGGGGACAGCGCCGATGTCTGGAGCCATCCCCATTCATTCAGCGCCGTCGATTCGGTGGGGGCGCCCCCCGACGTTTTCAACGACAAAGGACAGGACTGGGGTCTGCCTCTCTTCAATTGGAAAGTGATGGAGAAGAGGAACTTTCTCTGGTGGCGGCTTCGGATTCGCCAGGCCCGGGAGCAGTATGATTTGATCCGGCTCGATCATGTCGTCGGATTTTATCGGGTCTGGGTGATTCCCAAAGATGGACCGCCTCATTTTGAGCCGAGCGAAGAGAACGAGCAGATAAAACGCGGCCGACAGCTTCTCAGCGCAATCATCGAAGAGGCGGGGATGTGTATCCCGGTCGCGGAGGATCTCGGCGTCATCCCCGACTTTGTCCGCGAGACGCTCACTCGATTTGAAATCGCCGGGCATAAAGTGCTTCGATGGGAAAAACGCGACCAGGTCTACTTGGACCCGAAAGACTATCCGTTCATCTCACTGGCCACCACCGGCACCCATGACACCAGCACGCTCATGAACTGGTGGAACGAAATCTCGCTGGAAGAGCGGGCCGCGTTTCTGAGCATGCTGGATGAAGGATTGGAATTGACGCCGGAAGCGCCGTTCTCGGATCGCTTACACCAGGCGATCTTGGAGCGGCTGATTCGCTCGGGGTCGAGTCTGGTCCTCTTTCCGATCCAGGATATCCTCGGCCTTCCCGATCAGATCAATATTCCCGCGACCGTCGGCCTGCATAACTGGCGCTTCCGACTCCCGGCCCCTCTCCACGACCTCGACCGCCTTCCTCCCTTCACGGAAAAGTTGGCCTCCTTCAGATCCCTGATCGATCGGCATCTACGTTATGCCGGATCAGAAACGCTGATGACCCCTCCTTCACCGCCGTAA
- a CDS encoding TetR/AcrR family transcriptional regulator: MGLKGETTKQKILETACNLFYLRGYNGTSIDDILKAAKVKKGNFYFHFKSKEDLGYAVIDAYAARTIPLLQETLKQDGNPLRRLFSLFRKQDGRMKASQYRGGCPCGNLALELADHHDGFRRQLDAIFDAWAREITLILKQAQKEGTLEETVNPKEMAHLIVAVLEGSTLLAKTKKSGEVYRSCVKSLESLINGSPSKRAAQIH; encoded by the coding sequence ATGGGCCTGAAGGGCGAAACAACGAAGCAAAAGATCCTTGAAACAGCGTGCAACCTGTTTTATTTAAGAGGATACAACGGCACCAGCATCGACGATATTCTCAAGGCGGCCAAGGTCAAGAAGGGAAATTTCTACTTTCACTTCAAAAGCAAGGAAGATCTCGGCTACGCGGTGATCGACGCCTACGCCGCCAGAACGATTCCGCTGCTTCAAGAAACGTTGAAACAGGATGGAAACCCCCTCCGCCGGCTCTTTTCGCTTTTTCGAAAACAAGACGGTCGGATGAAAGCCTCTCAATATCGGGGAGGCTGCCCTTGCGGAAACCTGGCGCTGGAGCTTGCAGACCACCATGACGGCTTCAGACGGCAGCTGGACGCCATCTTCGATGCCTGGGCGCGGGAGATCACGCTCATCCTAAAACAAGCGCAGAAGGAAGGGACATTGGAAGAAACGGTCAATCCGAAAGAAATGGCCCATTTGATCGTCGCCGTGCTCGAAGGAAGCACCCTCTTGGCCAAGACCAAGAAATCGGGCGAGGTGTATCGCTCTTGCGTGAAGAGCCTTGAATCTCTGATAAATGGTTCACCGTCTAAACGAGCCGCACAAATACACTGA
- a CDS encoding PA0069 family radical SAM protein, whose amino-acid sequence MMKGRGSASNPPNRFEKTHRFIEEEESGMTLPVTQFLQDCSRSIIAYNNSPDVGFEASINPYRGCEHGCVYCYARPTHEYLGYSAGLDFETKIMVKEDAPLLLRKELQRPAWKPQVLAMSGVTDPYQPVEGKRRLTRQCLEVLLEFRNPVVIITKNRRVVRDLDLLSELAAFQSVAVFLSITTLNGNLCAVLEPRTSPPDRKLEAVSILAKAGVPTGVLVAPVIPGLTDHEIPNILRSAAAAGAAFAGVVPLRLPYAVAPLFETWLERYLPDQKEKVLNRIRSVRGGKLNDPRFGSRMEGEGIFSDQIKSLFNLACRKYGIAGRPPLLSTAHFRSSQPVQEHLF is encoded by the coding sequence ATGATGAAGGGCCGGGGAAGCGCGTCCAATCCCCCAAACCGGTTTGAGAAGACGCATCGTTTTATCGAAGAAGAAGAGAGCGGAATGACTCTGCCGGTCACTCAGTTTCTTCAGGACTGTTCTCGAAGCATCATCGCTTACAACAATAGTCCGGACGTCGGTTTTGAGGCGAGCATCAACCCTTACCGCGGATGTGAACACGGATGTGTTTACTGCTATGCGCGCCCGACCCACGAATATCTCGGGTACTCGGCCGGTCTCGATTTCGAGACAAAAATCATGGTGAAGGAAGACGCCCCGCTTCTGCTGCGCAAGGAGCTTCAGCGCCCCGCTTGGAAACCCCAGGTGCTGGCGATGAGCGGCGTGACCGATCCGTACCAACCGGTTGAAGGAAAGCGCCGACTCACGCGTCAATGCCTTGAAGTCCTCCTTGAGTTCCGGAATCCTGTTGTCATTATCACAAAGAACCGGCGGGTCGTCAGAGATCTCGACCTGTTGTCCGAGTTGGCCGCTTTTCAATCTGTTGCTGTGTTTCTCTCGATCACGACGTTGAACGGCAACTTATGCGCTGTTCTGGAGCCACGGACCTCTCCACCGGATAGGAAACTCGAGGCGGTCTCGATCCTCGCGAAAGCCGGTGTTCCGACGGGTGTTCTCGTCGCGCCTGTCATTCCCGGCTTGACTGACCATGAAATTCCGAACATCCTCCGTTCCGCCGCGGCTGCGGGCGCCGCCTTTGCCGGGGTGGTTCCTCTTCGGCTTCCCTATGCCGTTGCGCCGCTCTTCGAAACGTGGCTGGAAAGATATCTTCCGGACCAAAAAGAAAAAGTCCTCAATCGGATCCGGTCGGTCCGCGGCGGCAAACTGAACGACCCCCGCTTCGGGAGCCGTATGGAGGGAGAAGGAATATTTTCAGATCAGATCAAGAGCCTTTTCAACCTTGCGTGCCGGAAATACGGGATTGCAGGGCGGCCTCCCCTACTCTCCACTGCGCACTTTCGCTCATCCCAACCGGTGCAGGAGCATCTTTTTTAA
- the orn gene encoding oligoribonuclease, whose amino-acid sequence MQNDSNLVWLDLEMTGLDPKCCAIIEIATIITDSQLNILAEGPAIAIHQDPEALKTMEKWSRDTHSKSGLLKRVGSSTIDVRQAEEMTLEFIRHYCPERTSPLCGNSIGHDRRFLERYMPTLFEYLHYRNVDVSTLKELVRRWYPNGPPPPMKKGNHLALDDIRESINELIFYRNYYFVKQ is encoded by the coding sequence CTGCAGAATGATTCGAATTTGGTTTGGCTTGACCTCGAAATGACGGGGCTCGACCCCAAATGTTGTGCGATTATCGAAATTGCCACCATCATTACCGATAGCCAGCTCAATATTTTGGCCGAAGGGCCCGCCATCGCGATTCATCAAGATCCGGAGGCGTTGAAGACGATGGAAAAATGGAGCCGGGATACCCATTCCAAATCGGGTCTTCTGAAGCGGGTCGGATCGTCCACGATCGATGTCAGGCAGGCAGAGGAAATGACGCTCGAATTCATCCGGCATTACTGCCCCGAAAGGACCTCTCCTCTCTGCGGCAATTCGATCGGGCACGATCGACGCTTCTTAGAGCGCTATATGCCGACGCTCTTCGAGTATCTTCATTATCGAAACGTGGATGTGAGCACCCTGAAGGAGTTGGTCCGACGGTGGTATCCGAACGGACCACCGCCGCCGATGAAGAAGGGAAACCACTTGGCTTTGGATGATATTAGGGAGTCAATTAACGAGCTGATCTTCTATCGAAATTACTACTTCGTCAAGCAATGA